The Trachemys scripta elegans isolate TJP31775 chromosome 6, CAS_Tse_1.0, whole genome shotgun sequence genome includes a window with the following:
- the ENC1 gene encoding ectoderm-neural cortex protein 1, whose protein sequence is MSVSMHENRKSRASTGSINIYLFHKSSYADSVLTHLNLLRQQRLFTDVLLHAGNRSFPCHRAVLAACSRYFEAMFSGGLKESQASEVNFHNSIHPEVLELLLDYAYSSRVIINEENAESLLEAGDMLEFQDIRDACAEFLEKNLHPINCLGMLLLSDAHQCTKLYELSWTMCLSNFQTISKSEDFLQLPKDMVVQLLSSEELETEDERLVYESAINWVNYDLNKRHCYLPELLQTVRLALLPAIYLMENVAMEELITKQRKSKDIVEEAIRCKLKILQNDGVVTSLCARPRKTGHALFLLGGQTFMCDKLYLVDQKAKEIIPKADIPSPRKEFSACAIGCKVYITGGRGSENGVSKDVWVYDTLHEEWSKAAPMLVARFGHGSAELKHCLYVVGGHTAATGCLPASPSVSLKQVEQYDPVTNKWTMVAPLREGVSNAAVVSAKLKLFAFGGTSVSHDKLPKVQCYDQCENRWTVPATCPQPWRYTAAAVLGNQIFIMGGDTEFSACSAYKFNSETYQWTKVGDVTAKRMSCHAVASGNKLYVVGGYFGIQRCKTLDCYDPTLDVWNSITTVPYSLIPTAFVSTWKHLPS, encoded by the coding sequence ATGTCAGTCAGCATGCATGAGAATCGCAAGTCTAGAGCCAGCACTGGCTCTATAAACATATACTTATTCCACAAATCATCATATGCTGATAGTGTCCTTACTCACCTGAATCTTCTACGCCAACAACGGCTTTTTACAGATGTACTTCTCCATGCTGGGAACAGGTCATTCCCTTGCCATAGAGCTGTCCTAGCTGCATGTAGTCGCTACTTTGAAGCAATGTTCAGTGGTGGACTTAAAGAGAGCCAGGCTAGTGAAGTCAATTTTCATAATTCTATTCATCCAGAAGTCTTAGAACTTCTGCTGGACTATGCGTACTCCTCCAGAGTTATCATCAATGAAGAGAATGCAGAGTCCCTGCTAGAGGCTGGAGACATGTTAGAATTCCAGGATATCAGAGATGCTTGCGCAGAGTTTCTGGAGAAGAACCTTCATCCCATCAACTGCCTTGGTATGCTGCTGCTGTCAGATGCTCACCAGTGCACCAAGCTTTATGAACTCTCTTGGACGATGTGTCTTAGCAACTTCCAAACTATCAGTAAAAGTGAAGATTTTCTCCAGCTGCCAAAAGACATGGTTGTGCAGCTCCTTTCCAGTGAAGAATTAGAAACTGAAGATGAAAGATTAGTATATGAGTCAGCTATTAACTGGGTTAACTATGATCTGAATAAGCGCCACTGTTATCTCCCTGAACTATTGCAAACTGTGAGACTGGCTCTCTTGCCAGCCATCTACCTTATGGAGAATGTAGCCATGGAAGAACTTATCACTAAGCAAAGGAAAAGCAAAGATATAGTAGAAGAAGCAATAAGATGCAAGCTAAAGATCTTACAGAATGATGGTGTGGTCACCAGTTTGTGTGCCAGACCTCGTAAAACTGGCCATGCACTGTTTCTTCTGGGGGGCCAAACCTTTATGTGTGACAAGCTGTATCTGGTGGACCAAAAGGCAAAAGAGATCATTCCAAAGGCTGACATCCCAAGTCCACGGAAAGAGTTCAGTGCTTGTGCTATTGGCTGCAAAGTGTATATCACTGGAGGCCGGGGATCAGAAAATGGAGTCTCCAAAGATGTTTGGGTGTATGACACTCTTCATGAGGAGTGGTCAAAGGCTGCCCCCATGCTGGTAGCTAGGTTTGGGCATGGTTCTGCTGAACTCAAACACTGTTTGTATGTAGTAGGAGGACACACTGCAGCAACTGGTTGCCTTCCAGCTTCCCCTTCAGTATCCTTAAAGCAAGTAGAACAGTATGACCCTGTGACCAACAAATGGACAATGGTTGCACCACTTCGAGAAGGAGTAAGCAATGCAGCTGTAGTTAGTGCAAAGCTTAAGCTATTTGCTTTTGGTGGTACCAGTGTTAGCCATGACAAGCTGCCCAAAGTTCAATGTTATGATCAATGTGAAAACAGATGGACAGTACCAGccacctgcccccagccctggcgctacacagctgcagctgttttGGGTAACCAGATTTTTATTATGGGTGGAGATACTGAATTCTCAGCATGCTCAGCTTATAAATTCAACAGTGAAACATACCAGTGGACTAAGGTGGGAGATGTGACAGCTAAGCGAATGAGCTGCCATGCAGTAGCATCTGGAAACAAACTGTATGTAGTTGGAGGCTATTTTGGGATTCAAAGATGCAAAACATTGGACTGCTATGATCCCACATTAGATGTATGGAACAGCATAACCACAGTGCCCTATTCACTAATTCCCACAGCATTTGTCAGCACATGGAAACACCTCCCCTCATAA